From a single Endozoicomonas euniceicola genomic region:
- a CDS encoding opioid growth factor receptor-related protein, producing MPVSGPKPPSTGSTGFTSPSESPEAEGLPAPSRRIPRNDSRTSGKSLHERRAAVAVKVPPHMGGAAKAEVRSVSQSLERSRDRQAMLEGQKFLCNHLESLSQQLNRSGAAEPVNYRLVFIPRGKPPVSVIPPEQGGADVQARVQALRQQAKPLVRQTRAYFSEGRVQELDRQLAEVKQEIGQQINRLEQLQVEVIMAPVVPAPTALKGQRPAPGEPPENADPATDDPEFVLIPQPVAKPVAKTAVSRRPVPASPPAPVPAAVPVAAPAPAARRTNTQQWLDFYRSGGRIEGQRLTLQQIRQFTARQLESEHQYIQLLFPNQHNSPHNPNAPVLTPQMIQEIQRDPVLQGELQKSLDQMLKFWGLKRIGDDIQVIPGQAEGHAKWIGGFDHNHQRITRVLSCLNECGYVKCASSLEKALQAERHRNRQAPVAYWANAVGSSSNRPLYFSRTPN from the coding sequence ATGCCAGTTTCCGGACCTAAACCACCTTCAACAGGAAGCACCGGGTTTACCTCGCCTTCTGAATCGCCAGAGGCAGAAGGTTTACCCGCGCCATCCAGACGTATTCCCAGGAACGACAGCCGAACGTCTGGCAAGTCTCTCCATGAACGTCGGGCCGCTGTTGCTGTAAAGGTTCCGCCCCATATGGGAGGGGCTGCTAAGGCAGAAGTCAGAAGTGTCTCTCAGAGTCTTGAACGCTCCAGAGACCGGCAGGCGATGTTAGAAGGCCAGAAGTTTCTTTGTAATCATCTGGAGAGTCTTTCACAGCAGCTTAATCGTTCTGGTGCAGCAGAGCCTGTTAATTACCGACTGGTGTTTATACCCAGGGGAAAACCTCCCGTCAGTGTGATTCCTCCTGAGCAAGGAGGGGCAGACGTTCAGGCAAGGGTTCAGGCATTGCGACAGCAGGCGAAACCGCTTGTCCGGCAGACCAGGGCCTATTTCTCGGAGGGCCGGGTTCAGGAGCTGGATCGGCAGCTGGCTGAGGTAAAGCAGGAAATCGGGCAACAGATTAACAGACTGGAGCAACTTCAGGTAGAGGTTATTATGGCACCTGTAGTGCCAGCCCCTACTGCGCTAAAGGGGCAGAGACCCGCGCCGGGGGAGCCTCCGGAAAACGCTGACCCTGCGACAGATGACCCGGAGTTTGTGCTGATACCTCAGCCCGTCGCTAAGCCTGTCGCTAAAACGGCAGTCTCCAGACGGCCTGTACCGGCTTCCCCACCGGCTCCTGTTCCCGCTGCTGTGCCCGTTGCTGCTCCAGCTCCGGCTGCCCGCAGAACAAATACACAACAGTGGTTAGACTTTTACCGATCCGGGGGCCGCATTGAGGGGCAGCGGCTCACATTGCAGCAGATAAGACAGTTCACGGCCAGACAGCTGGAAAGCGAGCATCAATATATTCAGCTGTTGTTTCCCAACCAGCATAACAGCCCACACAACCCGAACGCTCCCGTGCTAACCCCACAAATGATTCAGGAAATCCAGAGAGACCCGGTATTGCAGGGGGAACTGCAAAAGTCTCTGGATCAAATGCTGAAATTCTGGGGGTTAAAACGTATCGGGGATGATATACAGGTTATTCCGGGACAGGCAGAAGGGCATGCAAAGTGGATCGGTGGCTTTGACCATAACCATCAGCGCATAACCCGCGTATTGAGTTGTCTGAATGAGTGTGGCTATGTTAAGTGTGCTTCCAGCCTGGAAAAAGCGCTGCAAGCTGAAAGACACCGAAACCGGCAGGCTCCCGTAGCTTACTGGGCAAATGCAGTAGGATCCTCTTCGAACAGACCTCTGTACTTTTCCAGAACCCCCAATTGA
- a CDS encoding tetratricopeptide repeat protein — MKKLIFILLCFCASIACATTDFDWDGGDLHFQFSTSPYQQREPRITSEEYETLNKVVELVKNQRESDAMTELRIQLARKPSAAMWFSLAQLQQQQQQHKAAVESLRHSIDLLPQFTRAHESLGLLLTQQGNYKAARPHLRQAARQGAPAQIYAMLGYGYLQTSQPQAATAAYSHALMLAGDNPQWKRGLLHAAMAAGDDSLARSMTDQLLADAPDNARLYILRAGLAQRQNHWPEAIASLEIAQQLMPGNELSWQLAQVYLSQGYYQMAQPHLLQFIHNGIEGHQQQLLEMADYLISQQQYTLADNTLKTLMLSSSLNASERSHGFVSQAMLLAEKNPGKSASQQIDLLQKSLKLNPLNGRALIAMAGLYEDSNPLQAEALYRRAESVSSVQLEALQRHAQLLLTQEAYRRAEQLLQQAVKQSPNDRQLRDNLVLVSRIVQSQG, encoded by the coding sequence ATGAAAAAACTGATTTTTATCCTGCTGTGTTTCTGTGCCAGCATAGCCTGCGCGACTACAGACTTTGACTGGGATGGCGGAGATCTGCACTTTCAATTCAGCACCTCTCCTTATCAACAACGTGAACCCAGAATAACCAGTGAGGAATATGAAACTCTGAATAAAGTGGTTGAACTGGTAAAAAATCAGCGTGAGTCGGACGCCATGACTGAGCTGCGTATACAACTGGCCCGGAAACCAAGCGCAGCCATGTGGTTTTCATTAGCTCAGCTTCAACAACAGCAACAACAGCACAAGGCTGCTGTTGAATCATTGCGCCATTCCATTGATTTGCTGCCACAGTTCACCCGGGCTCATGAGAGTCTTGGATTACTTTTAACTCAGCAGGGAAACTACAAAGCTGCACGGCCTCATCTGCGGCAGGCTGCCCGTCAGGGAGCGCCCGCTCAAATATACGCCATGCTTGGTTATGGCTATCTGCAAACCAGCCAGCCCCAGGCAGCCACCGCGGCATACAGTCACGCCCTGATGCTGGCCGGGGATAATCCTCAATGGAAACGAGGGCTATTACATGCTGCTATGGCTGCTGGTGATGATTCTCTGGCTCGTTCAATGACCGATCAACTGCTGGCAGATGCTCCTGATAATGCCCGGTTATATATTTTAAGAGCTGGTCTGGCTCAACGTCAGAACCACTGGCCGGAAGCTATCGCCAGTTTAGAGATTGCCCAACAATTAATGCCCGGTAATGAATTAAGCTGGCAATTAGCCCAGGTTTATCTGAGTCAGGGCTACTACCAGATGGCACAGCCTCACCTGCTGCAATTTATCCACAACGGGATTGAGGGGCATCAACAGCAGCTATTGGAAATGGCTGACTACCTGATTAGTCAGCAGCAATACACACTGGCAGATAACACGCTGAAAACACTAATGCTCAGTAGCTCTTTAAATGCCTCTGAGCGCAGTCACGGTTTTGTCAGTCAGGCTATGTTGCTGGCGGAAAAGAATCCCGGAAAGTCAGCCAGTCAGCAAATTGACCTACTGCAGAAGTCATTGAAACTGAATCCTTTGAACGGCAGAGCCCTGATAGCGATGGCCGGGCTCTATGAAGATAGTAATCCTCTTCAGGCAGAGGCACTTTACCGTCGGGCTGAATCTGTGTCATCGGTGCAACTGGAGGCGCTGCAACGGCATGCTCAGTTATTACTTACTCAGGAAGCATACCGCCGTGCTGAACAGCTTTTGCAACAGGCTGTAAAGCAATCACCGAATGACAGGCAGTTACGGGATAACCTTGTGCTGGTCTCCCGGATAGTACAAAGCCAGGGCTGA
- a CDS encoding energy transducer TonB has product MIQRWFANSLAALLMLTLLLYLSELQTTGSPPEETLLIRKVNTVVVPPPPPPPPSQQQLQQNTAVNLQVSQAEVPVKLKVTTLDVPLPELTAPVISSQTSIEGALEFDVEAVVAAITTFSLDELDEMPRLLTPITVRLPAALRQKGVRQAQVRLHIIIHENGRVELVNIEQMEYPELGASAKRIVKQARFSTPRRQGSKVKAEFIWPLKVSS; this is encoded by the coding sequence ATGATTCAAAGATGGTTTGCCAACAGTCTTGCGGCTCTGCTAATGCTGACTTTGTTATTGTATCTGTCAGAGCTGCAAACAACAGGTTCACCACCTGAAGAGACATTGCTAATAAGGAAGGTGAATACTGTCGTGGTGCCACCACCACCTCCGCCACCGCCCAGTCAGCAGCAGCTGCAGCAGAATACGGCGGTGAACCTGCAGGTCTCTCAGGCAGAAGTACCGGTCAAACTGAAAGTGACAACACTCGATGTACCTCTGCCAGAACTGACTGCACCAGTCATTAGCAGTCAGACATCAATAGAGGGTGCATTGGAGTTTGATGTCGAAGCAGTAGTGGCTGCCATTACCACCTTCAGCCTCGATGAGCTGGATGAAATGCCCCGGCTGCTGACACCGATTACGGTTCGATTGCCAGCTGCATTACGGCAGAAAGGTGTACGCCAGGCGCAGGTGCGGCTGCACATTATCATTCATGAAAACGGAAGAGTAGAGCTGGTTAACATAGAACAGATGGAATACCCGGAGTTGGGAGCTTCTGCAAAGAGAATTGTTAAGCAGGCACGTTTCTCTACACCCCGTCGTCAAGGCAGCAAAGTGAAGGCCGAATTTATCTGGCCACTTAAGGTATCTTCATGA
- a CDS encoding ExbD/TolR family protein: MHRRSIADSSNQNLTIDIGPLLDVVFILLIFFIVSAVFVRETGIEVDRPAAVSQTDTQQQAVLIALSAEGEIWHGGMQIGMAGVTPMLKQQQRKGRHVVIIQADKHSLTEPLVQLIDLCKLAGFSQVSVATKSGN, translated from the coding sequence ATGCATAGACGTTCAATAGCCGATAGCAGCAACCAGAACCTTACTATCGATATTGGCCCGTTACTGGATGTGGTATTTATCCTGCTTATCTTCTTCATTGTTTCCGCAGTGTTTGTCCGGGAAACCGGTATCGAGGTAGATCGCCCTGCTGCTGTGAGTCAGACAGATACCCAACAGCAAGCCGTTTTAATTGCCCTCAGTGCCGAGGGGGAAATATGGCATGGTGGTATGCAGATCGGTATGGCCGGAGTTACGCCAATGCTTAAGCAGCAACAACGCAAAGGGCGCCATGTGGTGATTATACAGGCCGACAAACACAGCTTGACGGAACCGCTGGTGCAACTGATAGATTTGTGCAAACTGGCGGGTTTCAGCCAGGTAAGCGTTGCCACGAAATCCGGTAATTGA
- a CDS encoding MotA/TolQ/ExbB proton channel family protein, with product MIELLMSPKGIVLGLIFFLALIIYWQIFDLIQLLFMNEPLNKTSVVLCQLRGRQLSGWVSVLPLLGLLGTVGGLFDSFNGLAHGDQAVLSTGIAEALLTTQLGLTSAVPAVLLLIFCQRHCERFLQETECIDVQ from the coding sequence ATGATTGAACTGCTTATGTCGCCCAAGGGGATTGTGCTTGGCCTGATCTTCTTTCTGGCGCTGATTATCTACTGGCAGATTTTTGATCTGATACAGCTGTTGTTCATGAACGAACCATTAAATAAAACAAGTGTCGTGTTATGTCAGCTGCGTGGCAGACAGTTATCGGGTTGGGTTTCGGTATTGCCTTTACTCGGCCTGCTGGGAACTGTCGGAGGTCTGTTTGACAGCTTCAATGGTCTTGCCCATGGCGATCAGGCAGTGCTGTCGACAGGCATTGCGGAAGCTCTGCTAACAACGCAGCTGGGGTTGACCAGTGCCGTTCCTGCAGTGCTGTTGCTGATATTTTGCCAACGCCACTGTGAACGGTTTCTTCAGGAGACGGAATGCATAGACGTTCAATAG